In Lemur catta isolate mLemCat1 chromosome 1, mLemCat1.pri, whole genome shotgun sequence, one DNA window encodes the following:
- the LOC123642825 gene encoding uncharacterized protein LOC123642825 encodes MTPLGTSVSSVHNGDGGKSASNCAWHVLSPCHMSGMILWHQILLSPEPGDSQHFLLCHTAQKQPGKDGVHHRPCPRKSEKLQISSLGREPGSGQWAVACPYYAQAGKRQPKPQLLGPGRVFPPASSPAGPTSHDSVAVHPDSRVGSHKPPSHSLTKPGHSSLHLSLESSLPLHPSRGLAISSRHFTATPGLASLLSSTVGRI; translated from the exons ATGACGCCTCTTGGCACCTCAGTGTCCAGTGTCCACAATGGAGATGGCGGGAAAAGTGCTTCGAATTGTGCCTGGCACGTGCTAAGCCCTTGCCACATGTCAGGGATGATCCTTTG GCACCAGATCCTTCTCTCCCCTGAACCAGGAGACTCTCAGCACTTCCTGCTTTGCCACACAGCCCAAAAGCAGCCAGGGAAGGACGGAGTTCACCATAGGCCTTGTCCAAGAAAAAGCGAGAAGCTCCAGATTTCCTCGCTGGGACGAGAGCCAGGCTCTGGCCAGTGGGCTGTCGCCTGTCCGTATTACGCACAAGCTGGGAAGCGCCAACCCAAGCCGCAGCTCCTGGGACCGGGGCGCGTCTTCCCACCAGCTTCCTCACCGGCCGGCCCAACCTCCCATGACAGTGTTGCTGTCCATCCTGACAGCCGGGTCGGAAGCCACAAGCCCCCCTCTCACTCCCTCACCAAGCCCGGCCACTCCTCCCTACACCTGTCCTTGGAGTCCAGCCTCCCCTTGCACCCCAGTCGAGGCCTCGCCATCTCCAGCAGGCACTTTACCGCCACCCCGGGACTGGCCTCCCTCCTGAGCTCCACTGTGGGAAGAATCTGA